In Paenibacillus sp. G2S3, a single window of DNA contains:
- a CDS encoding phosphotransferase has translation MKSIHKLAEIFKLSVLNIEAVPESFSSEVYKLTLMNLDNVYVKIPYNRDKLVREFHMLERLKGVIPVPKVLDFWDGDEMSVGALLLSAIDGGPCTSNIDQSLAYQIGEYHAMLHEVTMPAYGCYGFDGFQTVENNSWRLYLKNNFEKWKEPCKELLQPDLFEKCLTHFDSVYSALPEPDGPCVVHMDFRPGNILIKDNRVVGIIDYESARGGSSEIDFTKMNRYVWEVNPLTRLPYVQGYETVRPLLDLENIIPFYNFYDAFSAVVWCKTRGIKKNQAFLQESIEVLQRSTGGIYPWGK, from the coding sequence ATGAAATCCATACATAAATTAGCTGAAATTTTTAAGCTGAGTGTTTTGAATATAGAGGCAGTTCCTGAGTCGTTTAGTTCTGAAGTATATAAACTTACTCTTATGAACCTAGACAACGTATATGTGAAAATTCCATACAACAGGGATAAACTGGTTCGTGAATTTCATATGCTTGAAAGATTAAAGGGTGTTATACCTGTTCCAAAAGTACTGGATTTCTGGGACGGAGATGAGATGAGTGTCGGCGCATTGCTTCTATCTGCTATAGATGGGGGGCCTTGTACGAGTAACATTGATCAGAGTCTGGCCTATCAAATCGGTGAGTATCATGCGATGCTTCATGAAGTTACCATGCCAGCGTATGGATGTTATGGATTCGATGGTTTTCAGACGGTAGAGAACAATAGCTGGAGATTGTACCTGAAAAATAATTTTGAAAAGTGGAAAGAACCTTGTAAGGAGCTCCTTCAGCCTGATTTATTTGAGAAATGTCTTACTCACTTTGATAGCGTATATTCGGCGTTACCTGAACCTGATGGGCCTTGTGTTGTTCATATGGATTTTCGACCAGGCAATATTTTAATAAAAGATAATCGGGTCGTTGGTATAATTGATTACGAAAGCGCTCGTGGTGGTTCTTCAGAAATTGATTTTACAAAAATGAATCGATACGTCTGGGAAGTGAACCCGCTAACACGGCTCCCGTATGTGCAAGGTTACGAAACGGTTCGTCCTTTACTCGATCTCGAAAATATAATCCCGTTTTATAATTTTTATGATGCTTTTAGTGCGGTAGTTTGGTGTAAAACCAGAGGGATTAAAAAGAATCAGGCATTTCTTCAGGAAAGTATAGAGGTATTGCAAAGATCTACAGGAGGAATCTATCCGTGGGGAAAATAG
- a CDS encoding MepB family protein, producing MKVKNQSFSDIIHSDLLATQELVYNPCNLDCSDLIREPHNADYGAYIFNLNALSIRFRVAKITPTKIGQFVTLWERIEDGPIQPYNFSDPADLFVISTRTENHFGQFVFPKAVLGKQDILSNNGEGGKRAIRVYPPWDNPTSRQAQKTQKWQLEYFLEIPADKTLDFLRAQMLYNFPVNNTV from the coding sequence ATGAAAGTTAAGAATCAAAGCTTTTCAGATATCATTCATAGTGATCTACTTGCTACCCAAGAGCTTGTATATAACCCGTGCAATCTTGATTGCTCTGACCTCATTCGTGAACCACACAATGCTGATTATGGAGCATATATATTTAACTTAAACGCGCTATCCATTAGATTCCGTGTTGCAAAAATTACACCTACAAAGATCGGGCAGTTTGTAACGTTATGGGAGAGAATTGAGGATGGACCGATTCAGCCTTATAACTTTTCCGATCCTGCCGACCTCTTCGTTATAAGTACACGGACAGAGAATCACTTTGGTCAATTTGTATTTCCAAAAGCTGTCCTAGGGAAACAAGATATATTATCCAATAATGGTGAAGGTGGAAAAAGAGCAATACGTGTATACCCGCCATGGGATAATCCCACAAGTCGTCAGGCTCAAAAGACGCAAAAATGGCAGTTGGAATATTTCTTAGAGATACCAGCAGATAAGACTTTAGACTTCCTTCGTGCCCAAATGCTTTATAATTTCCCGGTAAATAATACGGTCTGA
- a CDS encoding peptidase M56, translated as MKTTVYKKWWLWVLIIAVIALVSTGIGMLVKPSGLSKYTSKEYKVTLKYPSDWVVNPEYEEKVQGNDGFFQLSAISGEGLSIDEVANIDAFHQLKPYGSNPQIIELTLEGLKVEEKARLIVPSADQEEEWNDQAAIIMKYPEAVKIGDSLYYYFILWADIEHIEEIGQTVLFTGKL; from the coding sequence GTGAAAACAACAGTGTATAAGAAATGGTGGTTATGGGTCCTGATTATAGCGGTTATTGCATTAGTAAGTACTGGAATCGGAATGCTGGTCAAGCCATCAGGGTTGTCAAAATATACTTCAAAAGAGTATAAGGTTACTTTGAAGTATCCTTCCGATTGGGTAGTAAATCCAGAATATGAAGAAAAGGTTCAGGGGAACGACGGATTTTTTCAATTATCCGCTATTTCTGGAGAGGGGCTTTCCATTGATGAAGTAGCAAACATTGATGCATTTCATCAACTGAAGCCTTATGGCTCCAATCCACAAATTATTGAACTGACACTAGAGGGGCTGAAAGTGGAAGAGAAAGCACGATTGATTGTGCCTTCTGCTGATCAAGAAGAGGAATGGAATGATCAGGCAGCTATTATTATGAAATATCCAGAAGCGGTGAAAATAGGAGATTCCTTGTACTATTATTTTATTTTGTGGGCGGATATAGAGCATATAGAGGAGATTGGTCAGACCGTATTATTTACCGGGAAATTATAA
- a CDS encoding isoprenylcysteine carboxylmethyltransferase family protein: MSNLKNILSLILFFIFLISYLLKLFILYKKNHIKGNVLAKGKKLAKIHYTELLVKTSTFLWGATWFVFSLAESFMLTIVGKQFDIPVIHFIGVGVAALGCSIFILAMISMRTSWRVGIDKTTVTKLITQGIYKYSRNAAFVGFDLMFLGLYFMYPNLLTLIIFMLNIVAIHLLILQEEQHLKHVFGDEYIQYSKNTPRYILF; this comes from the coding sequence ATGAGTAATCTAAAAAATATTCTATCCCTAATTCTTTTCTTCATATTTCTTATTTCTTACCTTTTGAAACTCTTTATACTTTACAAGAAGAACCATATTAAAGGAAACGTATTAGCTAAAGGAAAAAAGCTAGCTAAGATTCATTATACCGAGTTATTGGTAAAAACCTCTACTTTTTTATGGGGTGCAACATGGTTTGTTTTTTCCTTAGCAGAGTCTTTTATGCTTACAATTGTAGGTAAACAGTTTGATATTCCTGTAATCCACTTTATTGGCGTTGGTGTAGCTGCGCTCGGTTGTTCAATTTTTATCCTAGCAATGATCTCTATGCGCACTTCATGGAGAGTTGGGATTGATAAGACTACTGTAACAAAACTCATCACACAGGGTATTTATAAATATAGTAGAAACGCTGCATTTGTTGGTTTTGATCTCATGTTTTTAGGTTTGTATTTTATGTACCCAAATCTATTAACACTTATTATATTTATGCTTAACATTGTCGCTATACATTTACTTATTCTTCAAGAAGAGCAGCATTTAAAGCACGTATTTGGAGATGAATACATCCAGTATTCGAAGAATACGCCAAGATATATTTTATTTTGA
- a CDS encoding alkaline phosphatase, whose translation MKSPKKYGVKTAIVATAATALFVSNVVTTQAPNQANAASSNTRNVILFVGDGMGTAQRNAIRLATVGEKGNLAMDSMPYSGLIHTSSTVPVTDSAASATAYASGIKTYNGAIGMDADKKSVQTIMEYAKSAGKSTGVVTTSQITDATGAAFGAHVEDRSKQSDIALQLLTKSKVDVLLGGGEDFWYPAGNPGKFADEPAEDPSEKSKGTQGNLVDKAKQLGYSYVTNKTDMQKAKNGKLLGLFANEEMFQQKPEGEGDIYNPVVSLPEMTKKAIDTLAANKNGFFLMVEEEGTDEFAHQNNAKMTIKAGQELDKSVQVAKDFAKKNPDTLVLVLADHETGGFSIEAVDAEDESGDGISKEDGPFAIANSKQNFVVDWTTSGHTAVDIPITAMGKNAQLFTGIYENTEVFTKVAQAMGIKVK comes from the coding sequence ATGAAATCACCGAAAAAGTACGGCGTTAAGACGGCAATTGTAGCAACCGCAGCAACTGCTCTCTTCGTTTCCAACGTAGTCACTACGCAAGCACCAAATCAAGCTAATGCAGCTTCATCAAACACTCGAAATGTGATTCTGTTTGTCGGAGATGGGATGGGCACCGCTCAACGCAATGCCATCCGCCTGGCTACAGTCGGTGAAAAAGGTAATCTAGCAATGGATTCTATGCCTTATAGTGGGTTAATTCATACAAGCTCCACTGTCCCTGTTACAGATTCAGCAGCTTCCGCTACAGCTTATGCCAGCGGAATCAAGACTTATAACGGAGCCATCGGGATGGATGCAGATAAGAAGTCCGTCCAAACCATTATGGAATATGCAAAATCAGCAGGGAAATCTACAGGTGTAGTAACTACCAGTCAAATCACGGATGCAACAGGCGCCGCATTCGGTGCTCACGTTGAAGATCGCTCCAAACAAAGTGACATCGCTCTGCAGCTCCTCACCAAGAGCAAAGTTGATGTTCTGCTCGGTGGTGGTGAAGACTTCTGGTATCCAGCAGGAAATCCAGGTAAGTTCGCTGATGAGCCTGCTGAAGATCCTTCAGAGAAAAGTAAAGGAACGCAAGGCAACCTTGTAGACAAAGCGAAACAACTAGGATACTCCTATGTAACGAATAAAACAGATATGCAAAAGGCGAAAAACGGAAAGCTTCTCGGTTTATTTGCAAACGAGGAAATGTTCCAGCAAAAGCCAGAGGGTGAAGGAGATATCTACAATCCGGTTGTATCCCTGCCTGAAATGACGAAAAAAGCGATAGACACGCTTGCAGCAAATAAAAATGGATTTTTCCTGATGGTTGAAGAAGAAGGCACTGACGAATTTGCTCACCAAAACAATGCCAAAATGACGATTAAAGCGGGTCAAGAACTGGATAAGTCCGTTCAGGTAGCCAAAGATTTCGCTAAAAAGAATCCCGATACACTCGTTCTAGTTCTTGCTGACCATGAAACAGGTGGGTTCTCTATTGAAGCTGTTGACGCTGAAGATGAATCAGGCGACGGCATCTCCAAAGAAGATGGTCCGTTTGCCATCGCGAATTCCAAACAGAATTTTGTAGTGGACTGGACGACTTCTGGCCATACAGCGGTTGACATTCCAATCACGGCTATGGGCAAAAACGCTCAGTTGTTTACTGGAATCTACGAAAACACCGAAGTATTTACTAAGGTTGCGCAAGCCATGGGCATTAAAGTGAAATAA